A stretch of Gemmatimonadaceae bacterium DNA encodes these proteins:
- a CDS encoding ABC transporter ATP-binding protein — MSIVEARDLSKSYVGGDGTPIRVLDGVDLDVARGEMLAIVGASGAGKSTLLHLLGGLDRPTRGFVVLDGEPLHGLSDEALARVRNRKVGFVFQFHHLLREFSALENVMMPLRIAGWDAKRARSRAEELLARVGLEGRMTHRPAELSGGEQQRTAVARALAIDPKVVLADEPSGNLDNANAERLHEQFVALVRQLEIAMVVVTHNRALAARADRTLLLDGGRLRETDVREVVA, encoded by the coding sequence ATGAGCATTGTCGAGGCGAGAGATCTGTCGAAATCGTACGTCGGCGGCGACGGCACGCCGATCCGTGTGCTCGACGGCGTGGATCTCGACGTGGCGCGCGGTGAGATGCTCGCGATCGTGGGCGCAAGCGGCGCGGGGAAGAGCACGTTGTTGCATTTGTTGGGCGGACTGGATCGTCCGACGCGCGGGTTCGTGGTCCTCGATGGCGAACCGCTGCACGGCTTGAGCGACGAGGCGTTGGCGCGCGTGAGGAACCGCAAGGTTGGATTTGTCTTTCAGTTTCACCACCTGCTGCGGGAGTTTTCGGCGCTCGAGAACGTGATGATGCCGTTGCGTATTGCGGGATGGGATGCGAAGCGGGCGCGTTCGCGCGCCGAGGAATTGTTGGCGAGGGTGGGGCTCGAGGGGCGGATGACGCATCGGCCGGCCGAGCTGTCGGGGGGCGAGCAGCAGCGCACCGCGGTCGCGCGTGCGTTAGCCATCGATCCCAAGGTGGTGTTGGCGGACGAGCCGTCGGGCAATCTCGACAACGCGAACGCCGAGCGGCTGCACGAACAGTTCGTGGCGCTCGTGCGGCAGCTCGAGATTGCGATGGTGGTGGTGACTCACAATCGCGCGCTGGCGGCGCGTGCGGATCGGACGCTGTTGCTGGACGGCGGTCGGCTGCGCGAGACGGATGTGCGAGAGGTCGTAGCCTGA
- a CDS encoding UvrB/UvrC motif-containing protein encodes MTLTRSNADGVVTEEHLCERCALERGIETHITQPKQPLADFIGALHKQLPASPHDSGRCGFCSGTLRDFRSTGRLGCPYCYTTFEATLRDWLRRIHGTSKHVGKRYQPPVPLVEEGATVLAELRDRLRRAVEQEQFEEAARLRDQIKVLE; translated from the coding sequence GTGACGCTCACGCGGTCCAACGCCGACGGCGTCGTGACGGAAGAGCACCTGTGCGAGCGCTGCGCGCTGGAGCGCGGCATCGAGACGCACATCACGCAACCGAAGCAGCCGCTGGCCGATTTCATCGGCGCGCTGCACAAGCAGCTGCCGGCGTCGCCGCACGACAGCGGACGGTGTGGGTTCTGCTCGGGGACGCTGCGCGATTTCCGCAGCACCGGCCGGTTAGGCTGCCCCTACTGTTACACGACCTTCGAGGCCACGCTGCGCGACTGGCTGCGCCGCATCCACGGCACGTCGAAGCACGTGGGCAAGCGCTACCAACCGCCGGTTCCGTTAGTCGAGGAAGGCGCGACGGTGTTGGCCGAGCTGCGCGACCGCTTGCGTCGGGCGGTGGAGCAGGAGCAGTTCGAGGAAGCGGCGCGTCTTCGCGATCAGATCAAGGTGTTGGAATGA